In Deferribacterota bacterium, the genomic stretch GATAGCCCTGCATCACCAATATGATTATTAGCAATTGAAAGCACATTAAAACCCGCATTTTTCAGTGACTCTACAGCTTCATATTCTGTATAAAACCTGCAACATACATTAGCTAATGATAATAACCCACTTCTAGGATTCTGTAAAATAGGAACAACATTACCTCTCACCCTAAAGTTTTGATCTGTTACCGTTCCTTCTAAGTTGCCAAATACTATATCTCTGTTTTCTAAAAAAGGTTTTATGGGCTCAAATAATTTATCATAATCTCCATTAAAATTACTCTCAACTGACCCAGCAACATATCTAGATAACATTATATCACCTACAAAAACAGCACTAATTACATTATTATTCATTAGTAGCGAATTATATTTATCTAAACCTGTAGAGGTGTTTTTATCTATAAATGAAATATTTAGTGCTAAATTATAGAAAGGGATCAATATAATAATTATAAAAAAGATTATTTTATTTTTCATATTTTATATGTAAATTATTTTTATTATATTTTAAATATTTTTATACTTATTATATAAAAATTTTTCTTAGCTTCAAATATCTCCCAACTTCTCCCGACTTTGCAAGTCAATCCTTCGACTTCGCAAGTCAGATTTCCCGCATACTTACGCCATCATAAACCATGTTCACACATCTCTCAATTATAAGCAAGTTAAGAGATAACAATAATACCAATATGTGAAGCTTAGAACTGTCTGTATTATTTGATAGTTATATTACACTTTACATCCGGCGAGATTTGATATCTCTTTAGCACATATTAAAACCTTATCAGTATATTCATTAATCAGTTGTTCATTCAATTTACTAGCTATTGTTGATAAACTAACGGCAGCAATAACACTGCCATTAAAATCAAAAATAGGTGCACCTATACAAATTATGCCATCCTCATTTTCTTCCATATCCATAGAGAAGTGCCTTTTTTTTATATCCTCTAAATCTTTTCTTAATTTATCTTGATTTGTTAGGGTGTTTTTTGCTTTTTTTACTAATTTTACAGTCTTTAAATATTTATTAATCTCAAAATCTTCTAAAAAAGCCAACATTGCCTTCCCTAAAGCAGTAGAGTATAAATCAAAGGATGCTCCTATTTTAGATACCATTGGAAGACTATTAGGGCCTTCTACTTTATCAACATATACACCTTTAGAACCTTCCCTTATTCCCAAATGAACAGTTTGCCCTGTTTTTGCCATTAAATCAACAAGAAAGGGATGTGCTAGCTCCCTTATACTTATTCTTTTTAATATAGTGCTACTATATTCAACAACTTTTAATGATGGGGTATAAGTTTTATCATTTGACTTTATCAAAAGACCACATTTATATAGCTCTGATAAATATTTATATACATTTGAAACTGACATATTAAGATCTCTGGCAGCCTGATTGATACTTACTGGCTTTGGTGAATATATAACATACTCAAGCACATTTATCACTTTTCTAACTGACTGCATAGGCTTAAATAACTGCAACCACTTTCATATAATTTGCAGGATTTTTATAAATATCATTTATAATCATATAATCATAGGCACTTTTTCAAAATCTATAACTTTAGATATAATCCCCTCAATATTAATTTTTCTATTCAATACTATATCTATACATTCTGGAAAATTTTTGCAACTGTTACGTGANNNNNNNNNNNNNNNNNNNNNNNNNNNNNNNNNNNNNNNNNNNNNNNNNNNNNNNNNNNNNNNNNNNNNNNNNNNNNNNNNNNNNNNNNNNNNNNNNNNNATCATATAATCATAGGCACTTTTTCAAAATCTATAACTTTAGATATAATCCCCTCAATATTAATTTTTCTATTCAATACTATATCTATACATTCTGGAAAATTTTTGCAACTGTTACGTGACCCCATTAGATCAACTTCTTTTTTTGTTATCAGTGAGGTTTTCAAAGGTACATCACTTTTAGGCCATCCAACAAAAACTATCCTGCCTGCATTTGAGGCATATTGTAAGCTTAATGATATAGCAGAGCTATCTCCAGAAGCCTCAATCAAAACTGGAGCCATTACGCCCTTTGTTATGTCTTTAATGTTATTATAAACATTATCGGAATTAGGATTTAATACATATTGAATACCCAATGATTTTGCCAGGTTTAGCCTTTTCTGCAAAGGATCAATTACTATTGGTATACCACCAATTAAATTTGCATAAAGTGCTATTAGTAAACCTATAGGGCCACAACCTGTAATAACTATATGCTCACCTTTTCTAAGCTTTGATCTATGAACAGCATGAACTGCTATAGATAGTGGTTCAACAAGGGCCAATAGATACCAATCAACATTTTTTTCAACTTTATGTAGTAAGTGTGATGGATGTGCAATATATTCACACAAGCCACCATCTACGTGAACACCTAATACTTTTAAGTTCTCACAACAATTAAATCTTTCTAATGAGCAAGGATAACAAGCTCCACAATAAATATACGGTTCTATAACAACTCTATCACCTATGGCAAAACTATTTATATCACCTGGCACTTTAATAACTTCACCAGCAATTTCATGACCAATAACACGTGGGTATGTTACTAATGGATTTTTGCCAGCAAAAGCAGCAATATCTGATCCACAAATACCTACTGCTTTAACTCTAATCAATATATTATTCTTTGTTATATCTGGTTTTTCAATATCTTTTAAAACTATATGTTCTGGTGCATTAAT encodes the following:
- a CDS encoding IclR family transcriptional regulator, which gives rise to MQSVRKVINVLEYVIYSPKPVSINQAARDLNMSVSNVYKYLSELYKCGLLIKSNDKTYTPSLKVVEYSSTILKRISIRELAHPFLVDLMAKTGQTVHLGIREGSKGVYVDKVEGPNSLPMVSKIGASFDLYSTALGKAMLAFLEDFEINKYLKTVKLVKKAKNTLTNQDKLRKDLEDIKKRHFSMDMEENEDGIICIGAPIFDFNGSVIAAVSLSTIASKLNEQLINEYTDKVLICAKEISNLAGCKV
- a CDS encoding alcohol dehydrogenase catalytic domain-containing protein — encoded protein: MKAVCINAPEHIVLKDIEKPDITKNNILIRVKAVGICGSDIAAFAGKNPLVTYPRVIGHEIAGEVIKVPGDINSFAIGDRVVIEPYIYCGACYPCSLERFNCCENLKVLGVHVDGGLCEYIAHPSHLLHKVEKNVDWYLLALVEPLSIAVHAVHRSKLRKGEHIVITGCGPIGLLIALYANLIGGIPIVIDPLQKRLNLAKSLGIQYVLNPNSDNVYNNIKDITKGVMAPVLIEASGDSSAISLSLQYASNAGRIVFVGWPKSDVPLKTSLITKKEVDLMGSRNSCKNFPECIDIVLNRKINIEGIISKVIDFEKVPMII